The Bradyrhizobium betae genomic interval TTCCTTGACGGTTGGATGTTCGTTAGCGCGAAAACAAAAAGGCCGGCACAAGGCCGGCCTTTCGTAACGCGATGGCGTTGGAGGCGAAGCTCAGTACTTCGCAACCACCGGGCCCCCGAAGTGATAGTTCACGCCGACCTGCACGGTGTGGAAGTTGAGCGTGCCGGTGGGCAGGGCGCCCGAGAAGTAGGTCTCGCCGCCGAGGCTGCGATAGAGGTACTCGCCCTTGACCGACCACTGCGGCGCGAAGAACGCTTCGACGCCGGCGCCGACGGTCCAGCCGGAGTGCCACTTGCTGTCCGACGCGGTCACGCCGAGCGCGGAAAGGGAGATCTTGTTGTCGATCCAGGCGTAGCCGCCGGTGCCGTAGAACAGGACCTGGTTGACGGCGTAGCCGATGCGGCCGCGCACGGTGCCCATCGCATCGGTCTTCGAGGTTGCGGTCGCAGTCACGACACCGAAGCCGGGGACAACGGTCGCGCCGGTCGCCGAAGCGCTGACGTCAGCCCAAGCGCCGTCGGCCTCGACGCCGAACACGACGTTGCCGGTCTGCCAGTTGTAGCCGGCGGTGCCGCCGACGAAGCCACCCTTCATCTTCGGATCGCCCGAGCCGTTCTCCCAGGCGCCGCCACCGACGATACCGAGGTAGAAGCCGGTCCAGTTGTAGACCGAGGCCACAGCCACCGGTGCCTTGGTGTAGGGGCGCGCTGCGAGATCAGCGGCCGAAGCCGGAGCAGCGAGAGCGAACAAACAGGCCGAAGCCAACAAAACCTTCTTCATTATCAACCTAATCCCAGTCCCGTTTCTGTTGTTGCCTTCCGTGCGTTCGGAAGGGCATCGGACGCTGTGGTCCAACTGATGTCGGCTTACACCATTGAAGCCGCAAGTTGTGTCTCTCAAAAGCCACAGCAGTTGCACAATGTAATGGTCCCTGACCCATTGTTCCGGCAGCCTGCGCGCAGCAAAAAGGCCGGCGCGAGGCCGGCCTTTGATCTGCAAGTGATATCAGAAGGATATCAGTACTTCGCGACGACCGGGCCGCCCCAGTTGAAGTGATAGTTCACGCCAGCCTTGATGGTGTGGACGGTGTCGGTCCACTCCGAGCGGTTGGTGGGCACAGCGGAGTACTGGATCGAGCTCTTGCCGAAATCGATGTAGTTGTACTCGACCTTGGCCGACCAGTTCGGAGCGAACATGTATTCGGCGCCGGCACCGATGGTCCAACCCCAGCGCCAGTCGTTCTGGACGAAGACGTTTCCGGGAACGCCATCATAGCGGTGCTGGATGTCACCGACCGCGGCACCGCCGCTGACGAACCAGAGGGCGGGACCGGTCGAATAGCCGAGACGGCCCTTGATATCGCCGAAGCCGCGGATCTTCGTGAAGTAGGTGTCGCCGACGCCGGCATTGATCTGGGCAGAACGGCCGCTGATGTCAGCCCAGTGATAGTCGCCCTCGATGCCGAACACGGCCGGGCCGGACTGCCAGTTGTAGCCGAACACGCCGCCGACGAAGCCGCCGCTGGTGTCGTACTTCTGGGTCCCGGCGAAGATCGCCGTATTCGGTGCGCCGAAGAAGGTCTCGTCGCTACGGCCCCAGCCGCCGCCGCCCTGCACACCGACATAGAAGCCGGTCCAGTTGTAGATGGGCGCGGGCACGGCCATCGGCGCCTTGGTGTAGGGGCGTGCGGCCAGATCTGCCGCGCTCGCCGGAGCAGACAGGCCCAACGCAGCGGCACCAAATGCAATTGCCAGAATCTTGTTCATTACGGTCTCTCCCATATCTTGCCCGCTTCTCGTGAAATCCCCGAAGCGGTCGGTCAGGCGCGACGCCCATATGATCTAATTCCGCAGCAACCGTAGCCCGCATTGTCGCCAGAGTCCGTCTCCAAAATACAACAGTCCGGGACGAACTGAGGGGGCGATAAGTAAATGAATGTTAAGTGATTTTTCCTGTGCCGGGGAACCCAAAAAAGTTCCATCGGGTTCCGCCGAAATCCGCGTTTTTTTTGCTGCCTAGCCCTGCTGTCGAGCAACGGGTGTTTCGAATGTCGGCGGAGAACAAATCTGGAACGAGCCCGCCGTCGATGCTATATATGGGGATAACCTGAGGGGTGACGGGCTGATCCGTGCTCGCAAGCGTATAGGTTCGCCTCAACAGGGTGGCAGAGGACCGTTTGGCGCGGACCCCGCCTTTGGACATTCAGTGGCATTCGGAGTGGAGAGCGGCATGGCGGGAAGCGTCAACAAGGTCATTCTGGTTGGAAATCTCGGCAAGGATCCTGAAATCCGCCGCACCCAGGACGGGCGGCCGATCGCGAATCTGAGCATCGCGACTTCGGAAACCTGGCGCGACAAGAACAGCGGCGAGCGCAAGGAAAAGACCGAGTGGCACCGCGTCGTGATCTTCAATGAAGGGCTCTGCAAGGTCGCCGAGCAGTACCTGAAGAAGGGCGCCAAGGTTTACATCGAAGGCGCACTTCAGACCCGCAAATGGACCGATCAGGCCGGTGTCGAGAAGTACTCCACCGAGGTCGTGCTCCAGGGCTTCAACTCGACCCTGACGATGCTCGACGGCCGCAGCGGCGGCGGAGGCGGCAGCTTCGGCGACGAGCCGGGCGGCGATTTCGGCGCGTCCGGTCCGGTCAGCAGCGCACCGCGCCGTGCGGTTGCCGCCGGCGGTGGCGGTGGTCGCAACAGCGACATGGACGACGACATCCCGTTCTGAGAACGATAATCGCGAGACGAGGACGCGCCTACCGGATCGGCGGCGCTTCCCATCTCGTGTGAGCAAATCTCGCTAATCGGCAGGAAGGGCTCGGGATTCCCGGGCCCGCTTCATGTTTGGGGTGAGCTTGGATTGCGTCGTGGCAAACGGGCTGACGGGGGCAGGCGCGCCGTGCTGCCCGGCCGGCGGGGCGGACGGTTTGGCAGGTCAATTCCAGGTTCGTCCAGCGCGTCGCCTTTCAGGCCTTAAGTCGTTGGAAAAATAAGCGGAAAAAGCGCTTCCCTTGACCCCCGCGAGGGTGGTTATCAGGGGGGCGATGCGCTATATGATTCCCAGATAAAACCTCACCGGATTCCCCCTTGGCTGACGACGACGACAAGCCCGGCGACCAGCCGGCGCAACCCTCGGATATTCGACCCGTCTCCATCTTCGAGGAGATGAAGAAGTCGTATCTCGACTACGCCATGAGCGTGATCGTGGCGCGTGCGCTGCCCGATGCCCGCGACGGCCTGAAGCCGGTGCACCGGCGCATCCTGTACTCGATGCACGAGCAGGGCCACACGCCCGACAAGAAGTACGTCAAATCCGCCCGCGTGGTCGGCGACGTCATCGGTAAGTATCATCCGCACGGCGACCAGTCGATTTACGACGCCATGGTCCGCATGGCGCAGGACTTCTCGATGCGGGTGCCGCTGATCGACGGTCAGGGCAATTTCGGCTCGGTCGACGGCGATCCCCCGGCCGCCTATCGTTACACCGAGGCGCGGCTGACCAAGTCGGCGCTGGCCCTGCTGGCCGATATCGACAAGGACACCGTCGACTTCCAGCCGAACTACGACAACAACGAGACCGAGCCCTCGGTTCTTCCGGCCAAGTTCCCGAACCTCCTGGTCAACGGCGCGGGCGGCATCGCGGTCGGCATGGCCACGAACATTCCGCCGCACAATCTCGGCGAAGTCATCGACGCCTGCGTTGCGCTGATCGACAACCCCGCGCTCACCATCGAAGAACTCATCAACATCGTGCCAGGACCTGATTTCCCGACGGGTGGCGTCATTCTCGGGCGCGCGGGCATCCGCGCCGCCTATCACCTCGGCCGCGGCTCGATCATGATGCGCGGCAAGGTCGCGATCGAGGCCATCCGCAAGGAGCGCGAGGCGATCATCATCACCGAGATTCCCTACCAGGTGAACAAGGCGACGATGGTCGAGCGCATCGCCGAGCTGGTCAAGGAAAAGAAGATCGAGGGCATCGGCGACCTGCGCGACGAATCCGACCGAGACGGCTACCGCGTCGTCATCGAATTGAAGCGCGACGCGGTGCCGGACGTGGTGCTGAACCAGCTGTACCGATTCACGCCGCTGCAGACGAGCTTCGGCGTCAACATGGTGGCGCTCGACAGCGGCCGTCCGCGGATCATGCATCTGAAGGACCTGCTGGCGATCTTCGTCGACTTCCGTGAGCGGGTCGTCACGCGTCGCACCAAGTTCCTGCTCGCGAAGGCGCGCGATCGCGCCCACATCCTGGTCGGTCTCGCCATCGCGGTCGCCAACATCGACGAGATGATCCGCGTCATCCGGACCTCGCCCGATCCGACCACCGCGCGCGACACCCTGATGTCGCGCGACTGGCCGGCCCGGGACGTCGAGGACATGCTGACGCTGATCGACGATCCGCGCCACCGCATCAGCGAAAACGGCACGATCCGGCTGTCGATGGAGCAGGCGAGGGCCATTCTCGACCTGCGTCTGCAGCGCCTTACCGCTCTGGGCCGTGAGGAGATCGGCGACGAACTCTCCAAACTTGCCGTTGAAATCGCCGACTATCTCGACATCCTGCGCTCGCGCGAGCGCGTGCTCGGCATCATCAAGACCGAGCTTGCCGAGGTGAAGGCCGAGTTCGCAACCCCGCGCAAGACGTTGATCATCGAGCAGGAAGGCGAGGTCGAGGACGAGGACCTGATCCAGCGCGAGGACATGGTCGTCACCGTGTCCCATGCCGGATACGTCAAGCGCGTGCCGCTGTCGGCCTACCGGGCCCAGCGCCGCGGCGGCAAGGGCCGCGCCGGCATGCAGACCCGCGACGAGGACTTTGTCAGCCGCCTGTTCGTGGCGTCGACGCATACGCCGGTGCTGTTCTTCTCCTCGCGCGGCCAGGTCTACAAGGAAAAGGTCTGGCGCCTGCCGATGGCTGCGCCCAACGCGCGCGGCAAGGCGCTGATCAACATCCTGCCGCTGGAGCAGGGCGAGCGCATCACCACCATCATGCCGCTGCCCGAGGATGAATCGACCTGGGGCAACCTCGATGTGATGTTCGCGACCACCGGCGGCAACGTCCGGCGCAACAAGCTGTCCGACTTCGTCGACGTCCGCCGCTCCGGCATCATCGCCATGAAGCTCGACGAGAACGAAGCGATCGTCGACGTGCAGATCTGCACCGAGCACGACGACGTGCTGCTCACCGGCGCCGGCGGCCAGTGCATCCGCTTCCCCGTCACCGACGTTCGTGTGTTCACCGGGCGCACCTCGATGGGTGTGCGCGGTATCGCGCTTGCCGAGGGCGACAAGGTGATCTCGCTGGCGATCCTGCGTCACGTCGAGACGTCCTCGGACGAACGCTCGGCCTATCTGAAGATGCGCCGCGCGGTTGCCGGCGAAGCCACGGCCGAGGAGCCGGCAGTGGATGCCGAGGCTGAAGAGACGACCTCCGGCAGCTTCCAGATTCCGTCGGAACGCTATGTCGAGATGTCGGCGGCCGAGCAGGTCGTGCTCACCGTCTCCGTCAACGGCTACGGCAAGCGCACATCGTCCTACGAGTACCGCACCACGGGCCGCGGCGGCAAAGGCATCGTCGCCATGAGCGTCAACAACCGCAACGGCAATCTGGTGGCGTCGTTCCCCGTGGAAGACGCCGACCAGATCATGCTGGTCACCGACAAGGGCCAGCTGATCCGCTGCCCGGTCGAGGGCATCCGCGTCGCCGGCCGCTCGACCCAGGGCGTGATCGTGTTCGACACCGCCGAGGACGAGCACGTGGTGTCGGTCGAGCACATCACGGAAGAGGCTGAGAGCGGCAACGGCGCGAATGGGGAGACGAGCGGGGAGTGATCATTCAGCCCTCGTAGCCCGGACGGCGCGAAGCGAAATCCGGGCTACGAATTTCGCTAAATCTCAAGCTCCGTCCCGAACTCCACCACCTGCTTGGTCGGCACGCCGAAGAACGCGGCGGAGCGTTCGGCGTTCCGCTGCAGGAATGCGAACACGCCTTCGCGCCAGACCCACATGCCCGGGACGTCCTCGCGCGGGATGATGGTCTCGCGGCCGACGTAGTAGGTGACGTCGGAAAGGTCGATGCCGGGCAGCTTGCCCTGGCGGCAAGTGAGCTTGAGCCCATCATAGATCGTCGGGTTCTGCATGAAGCCGTAATGCAGGATCACGCGGGTGATGCCGGTGATGATCTCGATCACCTCGGCGCGCTCCTCGTCGGCAATGTGAGGGGCGTCTTCGATCAGGACCGTGACGAGGATGACGCGCTCGTGCAGGACGTGGTTGTGCTTGACGAATTGCGTGAGTGTCAGCGGCACGCCTTTCGGCGCGGAGGCGAGGAACACGGCGGTCCCGGGCAGCCTTGCGCTGCACTTGTTCACTGCGGTCTCGATCAGATCCTCCTCGGGTTGTCGCAGCTTCGCGCGCGCGGCCTCGACCAGCTTCACGCCGGCCCGCCAGGTCAGCATCAGGAAGGCGACGAGCGCGGCGAGCAGCAGCGGAAACCAGCCGCCCTCGAACAGCTTGATCGAGTTGGCCGAGAAGAAGATCATGTCGATTACGAAGAAGAAGCCGTTCACGGCGACGACGAGCCAGGGCGAAAAACCCCACTGGATCGCGAGCAACGCGGCGAGCAGCGTGGTGATCGCCATCAGCAGCGACACCGCGATGCCATAGGCGCCGGCGAGCGCGTCCGAGGTGCCGAAGCTCAACACGGCGCCGAGCGTTGCGGCGGCGAGCAGCCAGTTCACCAGCGGCACGTAGATCTGACCGATGGCGTCGCTCTGGGTGTGGCGGATCTGCATGCGCGGCAGGAAGCCGAGCTGGATCGACTGCTGGGTCAGCGAGAACACGCCGGAGATGATCGCCTGCGAGGCGATCACGGTCGCAACCGCCGAGAAGGCGACCAGCGGATAGTGCAGGGCGTCCGGGCAGAGCTGGAAGAACGGATTCTCGATCATGGTCGGATCGGTGATCAGCAGCGCGGCCTGCCCGAAATAGTTCAGCACCAGCGCCGGCAGGCAGATTGCGAACCAGGCGAGCCGGATCGGGAAGCGGCCGAAATGCCCCATGTCGGCATACATGGCCTCGCCGCCGGTCACCGCCAGGAAGGCCGCGCCGAGGATGGCGAAGGAGACGTGGAAATCCTGGTGGATCAGGAACTCGAAGGCATAGACCGGGCTGAGCGCGGCCAGCACCGCCGGTGCCTTGACGATGCCGTGGATGCCGAGCGCGGCGAGCACGACGAACCAGGCCAGCATGACGGGTCCGAAGATGCGGCCGATGAAACCGGTGCCCTGCTTTTGCATCATGAACAGCCCGATCAGGATGGCGACAGTGACGGGCACGACCACCGGCGCGAGTGAGGGGGCGTCGACCTTGAGGCCTTCAATGGCTGATAGCACCGAGATCGCCGGCGTGATCGCGCCGTCGCCATAGAGCAGCGCGGCGCCGATCAGGCCCACCACCAGCAGATGGGCGCGCCAGGTGCCGGGTTGGGCGTGGCGGGCATGCAGCAGCGCCAGCAGCGCCACGATGCCGCCTTCGCCGCGATTGTCCGCGCGCAGGATCAGCAGCGCATATTTGAACGAGATGATGAGCAACAGCGCCCACAGGATCAGCGAGGCAATCCCCAGAACAGCGTCGTGGCTCAATGTGCCGCCATGAGCAGCCGCCTTGGCGGCTTCCTTGAGGGCGTAGAGGGGGCTGGTGCCGATATCGCCATAGACCACCCCGAGGGCGCCCATGGTCATTGCTATCGGGAGAGGGGCCGGATGATGGCCGGAAGCGACCGCGGGCGTGCTGGACAAGTGCAACCCCTCAATGGGATCGCGCCCGGCGGGCCATTCCGACGGGCGCGGGCATCAAGTAGTCTGCGACGGGACGTCGCAAATATCCATGGGATTTATGTGACGCGAAGCTGACAGCCCGCCTACGGCGTGCGGTCAGCCGTCACCAGGCGCGCCTCGCGGATGTTGGCCTTGGTGCCGGCGCGACGCAGGCACGAGGCTTCGAAGTTCGGCCAGGCCTGCTGCGAGCAGTCCTTGCCGATGGTGCGGACATCGAGCCGGTCGCCCTTGGCGAGCGGCTGCGGGACGCTGGCTTCGACGGCCGGAGCGAAGCCGGGAAGGACGGTGAGGGCAGCAGCCACAAAAGCGGCGATCGCAATCGCTGAGAGGGTCTTGATCATCGACGGTCCCCTGTGATGCGGCCGCTACGCCCAGTATGCGGCCCGTCATTCGTTGGGTGGATTAGTAACCATGGCCAGTTTCCGGACGTCTTCGCGGAGGCGGGAAATGGTTTCGTTCGCGCTCCGTTTTGTTTCGTGGCCACCCTCAGGACGAAACAATCGGCGCGATTCCGACATGGCCTGGCGGAATGGCAGGCGGGAACCGGTCCGGCTTGCCGGGCCGGGCGGGGCGCGGTAGGACGGGGCCATGCCGCGCATTGCCTTCTATCCAGGTTCCTTCGACCCCATCACCAACGGCCATCTGGACGTGGTCCGGCACAGTGTCCCCCTGTGCGACCGGCTGGTGGTCGCCATCGGGGTCCATCCCGGCAAGAAGCCGCTGTTCACGACCGAGGAGCGGCTGACCATGCTGCACGAGGTCTGCGGGCCGGTGGCGGCCGCGGCCGGCTGCGTGCTGGAAGCCGTCACCTTCGACGATCTCGCGGTCACCGCCGCTCGCAAGCACGGCGCGACCATCATGATTCGGGGCCTGCGCGACGGCACCGACCTCGATTACGAGATGCAGCTCGCCGGCATGAACGGGACCATGGCGCCCGAGGTGCACACGGTGTTCCTGCCGGCCTCTCCGGCGGTCCGCCCGATCACCGCCACTTTGGTGCGTCAGATCGCCGGCATGGGCGGCGACGTCTCGGCCTTCGTACCGCCGCTCGTCGCGGCACAGCTCAAGGCAAAATTCGCCTGATACGGGCGCGTTTCCTCTCTCATCTCTGATCCGGAGTTCTCATGATCCGAATTCTCGCAGTTCTTGCCGCGCTCGTGTTCGCGGTGCCGGCGGTGGCGCAGCAATTGCCGGCCAACCTCGACAAGGCCAACGCCATCGTCATCGACACCACCAAGGGCCGCATCGTCATCAAGCTGCGGCCCGACCTCGCACCCCAGCACGCCGAGCGCATCAAGCAGCTCGCGCGCGAGGGCTATTACAACAACGTGCCGTTCCACCGCGTCATGGACGGCTTCATGGCGCAGACCGGCGACGGCCAGAATTTCAACGGCACCGGCGGCTCGAAATATCCGAACCTGAAGCAGGAATTCTCCAAGGTGCATTTCGCGCGCGGCATCGTCGGGATGGCCCGGCGCGGCGACAGCGTCGACACCGCCAACTCGCAGTTCTTCATCATGTTTGCCGACGGCGGCAGCCTGGACAACCAGTACACCGTGATCGGCGAGGTCGTGCAGGGCATGGACGTCGTCGACAAGCTGAAGAAGGCGCCGCCCGGCTCACCCAGCGGCAGCGTCACCGACCCCGACAAGATGGTGAAGGTGCAGGTCGCCTCCGACATCAAATAAGGTGAGCGATGGCGCGTTGCGGCAACAGGGTTCTGCTGGCTGCCGCGATGCTGTTATCCGGTGTCTTTGGCGCCGCTGCAGAGGACGCGCAGGTCGATACGATCCAGGACGTCTTCCGGCATTTGCGGACCTGCTGGAAGCCGCCGCCGCCCGCCAGGGCTCGCCCACTCGACATCACCGTCGTCGTGAGCTTTAACCGGTCCGGAAACATTCTGGGCCATCCGAGGATTACCTATGAATCCGCGGAGGCCTCCGACAATGACCGGCTGCAATACCGGATCGCGGTGATGGAGGCGTTGCAACGCTGCACACCGATGCCATTTACCGATGCAATGGCCGGCGCCGCCGCGGGGCGTCCATTCGCGATCCTGTTCCGTAACCGCAAAACGTCACCCGACAAGACTTCACCTCCAACGCAAGAGAGACGAGCATGAGCGCCACCGAAAACACCTTGATCCTCGAGACCACTCAGGGGCCCGTCACCATCGAGATGCGCCCCGACCTCGCGCCCGGCCATGTCGCGCGCATCAAGGAACTGGTCCGCGAGGGCTTTTACGACGGCATCGTGTTCCACCGCGTGA includes:
- a CDS encoding outer membrane protein → MKKVLLASACLFALAAPASAADLAARPYTKAPVAVASVYNWTGFYLGIVGGGAWENGSGDPKMKGGFVGGTAGYNWQTGNVVFGVEADGAWADVSASATGATVVPGFGVVTATATSKTDAMGTVRGRIGYAVNQVLFYGTGGYAWIDNKISLSALGVTASDSKWHSGWTVGAGVEAFFAPQWSVKGEYLYRSLGGETYFSGALPTGTLNFHTVQVGVNYHFGGPVVAKY
- a CDS encoding outer membrane protein, yielding MNKILAIAFGAAALGLSAPASAADLAARPYTKAPMAVPAPIYNWTGFYVGVQGGGGWGRSDETFFGAPNTAIFAGTQKYDTSGGFVGGVFGYNWQSGPAVFGIEGDYHWADISGRSAQINAGVGDTYFTKIRGFGDIKGRLGYSTGPALWFVSGGAAVGDIQHRYDGVPGNVFVQNDWRWGWTIGAGAEYMFAPNWSAKVEYNYIDFGKSSIQYSAVPTNRSEWTDTVHTIKAGVNYHFNWGGPVVAKY
- a CDS encoding single-stranded DNA-binding protein, translated to MAGSVNKVILVGNLGKDPEIRRTQDGRPIANLSIATSETWRDKNSGERKEKTEWHRVVIFNEGLCKVAEQYLKKGAKVYIEGALQTRKWTDQAGVEKYSTEVVLQGFNSTLTMLDGRSGGGGGSFGDEPGGDFGASGPVSSAPRRAVAAGGGGGRNSDMDDDIPF
- the gyrA gene encoding DNA gyrase subunit A; protein product: MADDDDKPGDQPAQPSDIRPVSIFEEMKKSYLDYAMSVIVARALPDARDGLKPVHRRILYSMHEQGHTPDKKYVKSARVVGDVIGKYHPHGDQSIYDAMVRMAQDFSMRVPLIDGQGNFGSVDGDPPAAYRYTEARLTKSALALLADIDKDTVDFQPNYDNNETEPSVLPAKFPNLLVNGAGGIAVGMATNIPPHNLGEVIDACVALIDNPALTIEELINIVPGPDFPTGGVILGRAGIRAAYHLGRGSIMMRGKVAIEAIRKEREAIIITEIPYQVNKATMVERIAELVKEKKIEGIGDLRDESDRDGYRVVIELKRDAVPDVVLNQLYRFTPLQTSFGVNMVALDSGRPRIMHLKDLLAIFVDFRERVVTRRTKFLLAKARDRAHILVGLAIAVANIDEMIRVIRTSPDPTTARDTLMSRDWPARDVEDMLTLIDDPRHRISENGTIRLSMEQARAILDLRLQRLTALGREEIGDELSKLAVEIADYLDILRSRERVLGIIKTELAEVKAEFATPRKTLIIEQEGEVEDEDLIQREDMVVTVSHAGYVKRVPLSAYRAQRRGGKGRAGMQTRDEDFVSRLFVASTHTPVLFFSSRGQVYKEKVWRLPMAAPNARGKALINILPLEQGERITTIMPLPEDESTWGNLDVMFATTGGNVRRNKLSDFVDVRRSGIIAMKLDENEAIVDVQICTEHDDVLLTGAGGQCIRFPVTDVRVFTGRTSMGVRGIALAEGDKVISLAILRHVETSSDERSAYLKMRRAVAGEATAEEPAVDAEAEETTSGSFQIPSERYVEMSAAEQVVLTVSVNGYGKRTSSYEYRTTGRGGKGIVAMSVNNRNGNLVASFPVEDADQIMLVTDKGQLIRCPVEGIRVAGRSTQGVIVFDTAEDEHVVSVEHITEEAESGNGANGETSGE
- a CDS encoding potassium transporter Kup, with translation MTMGALGVVYGDIGTSPLYALKEAAKAAAHGGTLSHDAVLGIASLILWALLLIISFKYALLILRADNRGEGGIVALLALLHARHAQPGTWRAHLLVVGLIGAALLYGDGAITPAISVLSAIEGLKVDAPSLAPVVVPVTVAILIGLFMMQKQGTGFIGRIFGPVMLAWFVVLAALGIHGIVKAPAVLAALSPVYAFEFLIHQDFHVSFAILGAAFLAVTGGEAMYADMGHFGRFPIRLAWFAICLPALVLNYFGQAALLITDPTMIENPFFQLCPDALHYPLVAFSAVATVIASQAIISGVFSLTQQSIQLGFLPRMQIRHTQSDAIGQIYVPLVNWLLAAATLGAVLSFGTSDALAGAYGIAVSLLMAITTLLAALLAIQWGFSPWLVVAVNGFFFVIDMIFFSANSIKLFEGGWFPLLLAALVAFLMLTWRAGVKLVEAARAKLRQPEEDLIETAVNKCSARLPGTAVFLASAPKGVPLTLTQFVKHNHVLHERVILVTVLIEDAPHIADEERAEVIEIITGITRVILHYGFMQNPTIYDGLKLTCRQGKLPGIDLSDVTYYVGRETIIPREDVPGMWVWREGVFAFLQRNAERSAAFFGVPTKQVVEFGTELEI
- the coaD gene encoding pantetheine-phosphate adenylyltransferase, producing the protein MPRIAFYPGSFDPITNGHLDVVRHSVPLCDRLVVAIGVHPGKKPLFTTEERLTMLHEVCGPVAAAAGCVLEAVTFDDLAVTAARKHGATIMIRGLRDGTDLDYEMQLAGMNGTMAPEVHTVFLPASPAVRPITATLVRQIAGMGGDVSAFVPPLVAAQLKAKFA
- a CDS encoding peptidylprolyl isomerase → MIRILAVLAALVFAVPAVAQQLPANLDKANAIVIDTTKGRIVIKLRPDLAPQHAERIKQLAREGYYNNVPFHRVMDGFMAQTGDGQNFNGTGGSKYPNLKQEFSKVHFARGIVGMARRGDSVDTANSQFFIMFADGGSLDNQYTVIGEVVQGMDVVDKLKKAPPGSPSGSVTDPDKMVKVQVASDIK